The following are encoded in a window of Hippoglossus stenolepis isolate QCI-W04-F060 chromosome 10, HSTE1.2, whole genome shotgun sequence genomic DNA:
- the slc7a14a gene encoding probable cationic amino acid transporter, with translation MSGLMVKLDPRRVQWGSQWKTFTSRVLRTKPVESMLDSGTSGTSAHGTKLARVLSTVDLVSLGVGSCVGTGMYVVSGLVAKEMAGPGVIVSFIIAAVASILSGVCYAEFGVRVPKTTGSAYTYSYVTVGECVAFFIGWNLILEYLIGTAAGASALSSMADSLANHSISNFMITHIGTLNGLGKGEQSYPDLLALVIALVVTVIVALGVKNSVGFNNVLNVINLIVWVFMMIAGLFFVSGENWDDGRFLPFGWSGVMQGAATCFYAFIGFDIIATTGEEAKSPNTSIPYAITASLITCLTAYVSVSVILTLMVPYNEIDADAPLMEMFAVHGCMFAKYIVAVGSIAGLTVSLLGSLFPMPRVIYAMAGDGLLFKFLANVSSFTETPAVACVVSGFLAALLSLLVSLRDLIEMMSIGTLLAYTLVSLCVLLLRYQPEGDIHGFVNFLSEEQNSKRKEGVLAECEKDACSPTSEADEYGGTSTNTCGAKNLPSLGDNEMLIGKPDKTAYTASHPNYGTVDMTTGIEAEESEGGVTRRLKKLIGPRYYTLRIRLGLPGKMDRPTPATGKTVTMCVLLLFIFIFAFCTFIIFGASFIGEGRWWALVLLIVFIIVLALLVIIILQQPENPKRLPYMAPCVPFVPVSAMLVNIYLMLKLSAITWIRFSIWCFVGVLIYFGYGMWNSTLEKTARENEVHASTYQRYDHGVDEGFCGFDDDFYPPTTDSWGASEGGSGRAKPPQAKPEGEEIAPKGGGRTVANHGLAEEDPMDF, from the exons ATGAGCGGTCTGATGGTGAAGCTGGACCCCCGCAGGGTACAGTGGGGCTCGCAATGGAAAACCTTTACGTCCCGCGTGCTGAGGACCAAACCGGTGGAGTCCATGTTGGATTCAGGCACATCGGGCACCAGCGCCCACGGAACCAAACTGGCCCGGGTGCTGTCCACGGTGGACCTGGTGTCGCTGGGCGTGGGCAGCTGTGTCGGGACGGGGATGTACGTGGTCTCGGGGCTGGTCGCCAAGGAGATGGCCGGCCCGGGGGTCATCGTGTCTTTCATTATCGCCGCTGTGGCCTCCATTCTGTCAG GAGTGTGTTATGCAGAGTTTGGCGTGCGCGTGCCTAAGACCACAGGTTCGGCCTACACATACAGCTACGTGACCGTGGGCGAGTGCGTGGCGTTTTTCATCGGCTGGAACCTGATTCTGGAGTATCTGATCGGCACGGCGGCGGGGGCGTCGGCTCTCAGCAGCATGGCCGACTCGCTGGCCAACCACAGCATCAGCAACTTCATGATTACTCACATTGGGACGCTCAATGGATTGG GTAAAGGGGAGCAGTCGTACCCCGACCTGCTGGCGCTGGTCATAGCGTTGGTGGTGACGGTGATTGTGGCTTTGGGAGTGAAGAACTCTGTGGGCTTCAACAACGTGCTGAACGTCATCAACCTCATCGTGTGGGTGTTCATGATGATCGCCGGGCTGTTCTTTGTCAGCGGCGAGAACTGGGACGACGGCAGATTCCTGCCCTTTGGCTGGTCGGGG GTGATGCAGGGGGCAGCCACGTGTTTCTATGCCTTCATCGGATTTGACATCATCGCGACGACAGGAGAGGAGGCCAAGAGTCCCAACACCTCCATCCCCTACGCCATCACTGCCTCGCTCATCACCTGCCTCACCGCCTACGTCTCT GTCTCTGTGATCCTGACTCTGATGGTACCGTACAACGAGATTGATGCGGACGCCCCGCTCATGGAAATGTTCGCCGTGCACGGCTGCATGTTTGCCAAGTATATCGTAGCGGTCGGCTCCATAGCCGGACTCACCGTCTCCTTGCTCGGGTCCCTGTTCCCCATGCCCAGGGTCATCTACGCCATGGCGGGGGACGGCTTGCTGTTTAA gTTCCTGGCAAACGTGTCTTCCTTCACAGAGACCCCTGCGGTTGCCTGCGTGGTGTCGGGCTTCCTGGCCGCCCTGCTGTCGCTCCTGGTCAGCCTCAGAGACCTCATAGAGATGATGTCCATAGGAACCCTGCTGGCCTATACCCTG GTGAGCCTCTGCGTACTTCTCCTACGTTACCAACCCGAGGGCGACATCCACGGCTTCGTGAACTTCCTCTCCGAGGAGCAGAACAGCAAGAGGAAGGAAGGCGTCCTGGCCGAGTGCGAGAAAGACGCCTGTTCGCCGACCAGCGAGGCCGACGAGTACGGGGGCACGTCCACCAACACCTGCGGAGCCAAGAACCTGCCGTCGCTGGGTGACAACGAGATGTTGATAGGCAAACCAGACAAGACCGCCTACACCGCCAGTCACCCCAACTACGGCACGGTGGATATGACCACCGGCATCGAGGCAGAGGAATCAGAGGGCGGGGTGACCCGGCGTTTAAAGAAGCTGATTGGACCACGCTACTACACCTTGAGGATCCGATTGGGCCTCCCGGGAAAGATGGACAGACCAACTCCAGCCACTGGGAAAACTGTCAccatgtgtgtgctgctgctcttcatcttcatcttcgcTTTTTGCACCTTCATAATATTTG GAGCGAGCTTTATCGGAGAGGGTCGCTGGTGGGCTTTGGTGCTGTTAATCGTTTTCATCATCGTGCTTGCCCTGctcgtcatcatcatcctccagCAACCGGAGAACCCAAAGCGGCTGCCCTACATGGCGCCCTGTGTGCCCTTCGTCCCTGTTTCAGCCATGCTGGTCAACATTTACCTCATGCTCAAACTGTCCGCCATCACCTGGATACGATTCTCAATCTGGTGCTTTGTGG GTGTACTCATCTACTTTGGCTACGGCATGTGGAACAGCACTCTGGAGAAAACGGCCAGGGAGAACGAGGTGCACGCCTCCACCTACCAGCGCTACGACCATGGCGTGGACGAAGGCTTCTGCGGCTTCGATGACGATTTCTACCCACCCACCACTGACAGCTGGGGTGCGTCTGAGGGGGGGTCGGGGCGCGCTAAGCCCCCCCAGGCAAAACCTGAAGGTGAAGAGATCGCACCTAAAGGTGGTGGCAGGACCGTGGCCAATCACGGCCTCGCCGAGGAGGATCCCATGGATTTCTGA